Proteins from a single region of Weeksella virosa DSM 16922:
- a CDS encoding peptidylprolyl isomerase, with translation MKNHDVKIVSLFFHFLQNMPTQFRFYWFFIYIFTFFTSTLFAQSYQLKFKTNYGNFDFILYDFTPNHRDLILHEIEKGTYRKAIFNRIVKDFVVQGGELDDAILAREADYPTEKPKRLAPEFHHRAYHKIGALGAGRDDNPEKGSFFSQLYFVVGQKVNAAELDKLEILKGIRYSQAQRTEYLVNGGQPRLDNDYTVFGEVIKGLDVLMKISTLSTEKTHSTKPVTFTIKVKKMLPKRKPKTRFSVGATVIG, from the coding sequence ATGAAAAATCATGATGTAAAAATAGTATCTTTGTTTTTTCATTTTCTCCAAAATATGCCTACTCAATTTCGATTTTATTGGTTTTTTATTTACATTTTCACATTTTTCACTTCTACTCTTTTTGCACAATCGTATCAATTAAAATTTAAAACGAATTATGGTAATTTCGATTTTATCTTATATGATTTCACACCGAATCATCGCGATTTAATTCTTCATGAAATAGAAAAAGGGACCTATAGAAAAGCTATTTTTAATAGGATTGTGAAAGATTTTGTAGTCCAAGGTGGTGAACTCGATGACGCAATTTTGGCAAGAGAGGCTGATTATCCCACCGAAAAACCCAAACGTCTAGCCCCTGAATTTCATCATAGAGCTTATCATAAAATAGGTGCTTTGGGTGCTGGGCGAGATGACAACCCCGAAAAAGGCTCTTTTTTTAGTCAGCTCTATTTTGTGGTTGGGCAAAAAGTAAACGCTGCTGAGTTGGATAAATTAGAAATATTAAAAGGGATTCGTTATTCACAAGCACAGCGAACAGAATATCTTGTAAATGGTGGTCAACCAAGGCTAGACAATGATTACACAGTTTTCGGAGAAGTAATAAAAGGTTTAGATGTTTTGATGAAAATAAGTACGCTCTCGACCGAAAAAACGCATTCTACCAAACCCGTAACTTTTACTATAAAAGTAAAGAAAATGTTACCGAAAAGAAAACCCAAGACTCGTTTTTCTGTAGGTGCCACAGTTATCGGATGA